One segment of Ficedula albicollis isolate OC2 chromosome 2, FicAlb1.5, whole genome shotgun sequence DNA contains the following:
- the LOC101815456 gene encoding nucleoporin-like protein 2 isoform X2, with product MGVCQFFLRGYCRFGERCWNEHPRGGAGRAGAAPAHVTSGRGGGGGWGASNQRYSNVIQPSSFKSDAWGGSRDHGRGFFGSSDFGSSGGSSRNADFSQNRFSALASSQSAADGSKDEEERLVECVVKDMEIWESSGQWIFSCYSPMKEKPNVSGFSDVSPEELRLEYYDSRSNNIIGNYIHAVQELALQWKNRLVQLKALNASTKASLLSAFKTTGTQPAPAFGMGGQQTSSFGLSSFPVSSSSSSSTSASSFSFKASSSLISSASPGSSPAAGSSSAAANPPAFGTTSSPSAPQSAGFGSAAAPSAASFSFKAAATAGGFGTCGFSGFGSASAVNSASTTVLPAFGAFSAPVGSSASPSSSALFGQSASASGHAVTSASAAATSSEKLFTPKSELSAEEWQQFEAKEFTIGKIPLKPPPLELLNAFDLVSLFRSNMF from the exons TTACTagtggaagaggaggaggaggaggatggggtgCCTCTAACCAGAGATACAGTAATGTTATCCAGCCATCTTCATTCAAGTCTGATGCATGGGGTGGCAGCAGAGATCATGGAAGAGGATTCTTTGGCTCCTCTGACTTCGGATCGTCAGGcggcagcagcagaaatgcagactTCTCACAGAACAGGTTCTCTGCCTTAGCCAGCAGTCAGAGTGCTGCTGATGGCTCTAAAGATGAAGAGGAGAGACTTGT TGAATGTGTAGTGAAAGACATGGAAATTTGGGAATCTTCTGGACAATGGATATTTTCATGTTACTCACCAATGAAAGAAAAGCCGAATGTCTCAG GCTTTTCAGATGTCTCGCCAGAAGAGCTGCGTCTGGAGTACTATGACAGCAGATCAAACAATATCATTGGGAATTAT ATACATGCTGTCCAAGAGTTGGCACTACAATGGAAAAATCGGCTAGTTCAGTTGAAAGCTTTAAATGCATCAACAAAAGCATCTCTG CTCTCTGCTTTCAAGACCACGGGCACTCAACCAGCACCCGCCTTTGGAATGGGAGGACAGCAAACCTCAAGCTTTGGGCTGTCAA GCtttcctgtcagcagcagcagcagcagtagtaCCAGTGCCAGCAGTTTCTCCTTTAAAGCCAGTTCCAGCCTCATCAGTTCAGCAtcacctgggagcagccctgctgctggcagctcttctgctgctgcaaatcctCCTGCATTTGGGACAACATCCTCTCCTAGCGCTCCCCAATCCGCTGGCTTTGGCAGCGCGGCCGCTCCATCCGCAGCCTCCTTCTCCTTcaaagcagctgccacagctggtgGCTTTGGCACTTGTGGCTTTTCAGGCTTTGGCAGTGCTTCTGCTGTGAACTCTGCAAGCACCACTGTGCTCCCAGCCTTTGGAGCCTTTAGTGCCCCTGTAGGCTCTTCTGCCTCGCCTTCCAGCAGTGCTTTATTTGGACAGAGCGCCAGTGCCTCTGGACATGCTGTCACCTCggcctctgctgcagccaccagctcaGAGAAGTTATTCACACCCAAGAGCGAGTTGTCAGCTGAAGAGTGGCAACAGTTTGAAGCAAAGGAGTTCACAATTGGAAAGATTCCTCTTAAGCCACCACCACTAGaacttttaaatgcttttgacCTTGTAAGTTTATTCAGAAGTAacatgttttga